A portion of the Paucilactobacillus hokkaidonensis JCM 18461 genome contains these proteins:
- a CDS encoding lactonase family protein yields the protein MEKFFLGTYTKRLSKGIYSFDFDVNTGEPSRLKLVGTAGNPTYLAMGNNNLIYCIDNSSQYSLNNGGIKVFDVSQNPAKIVYHLHDAPISGAYISFDKNTRRLFTANYHANQLSMYRVNQSSCTLLDRIDDIGEVGPEKEQKDGPHPHFINLTPEGRVVVCDLGLDKIFIYDISNKNRLELKTTFTLPAGFGPRHIRFDLKRKVSYVVGELSSNVATLKYDEKSGIFGLIQITHTIPAWWNRYNGAAAIRISKDFKNLYVTNRGYNSVAVFEIHEHGYLKLIQNVECGGDFPRDLKFSLDDRFALVANQKSDNLSVFKRQKASGLLELVNNNFKVPEPTAIVALK from the coding sequence TTGGAAAAGTTTTTTCTTGGAACTTATACGAAGCGGCTAAGCAAAGGCATCTATTCTTTTGATTTTGATGTAAATACGGGTGAACCATCAAGGTTAAAGCTAGTGGGCACCGCAGGTAATCCTACTTATTTAGCCATGGGAAACAATAATTTGATTTACTGCATAGACAATAGCAGTCAGTATTCTTTAAATAACGGTGGGATAAAGGTTTTTGATGTTAGTCAAAATCCGGCTAAAATTGTGTACCATCTTCATGATGCACCAATTTCAGGAGCATATATTTCTTTTGATAAGAATACACGCAGGTTGTTTACTGCCAATTACCATGCCAATCAATTAAGTATGTATAGGGTTAATCAGAGTAGCTGTACATTATTGGATCGTATTGATGATATTGGAGAGGTGGGACCAGAAAAAGAACAAAAAGATGGGCCCCACCCACATTTTATTAATTTGACACCAGAGGGTAGAGTAGTTGTGTGTGATCTTGGGCTAGATAAAATTTTTATTTATGATATTTCAAATAAAAACAGGTTAGAACTTAAAACTACATTTACCCTACCTGCGGGTTTTGGCCCAAGACATATTAGATTCGATTTAAAAAGAAAAGTGAGCTATGTTGTTGGAGAACTAAGTAGTAATGTTGCTACACTTAAGTATGACGAAAAAAGTGGAATATTTGGTCTAATTCAAATCACACATACCATACCTGCTTGGTGGAATAGGTATAATGGGGCAGCTGCAATTAGGATCTCAAAAGATTTTAAAAACTTATATGTAACAAATCGTGGATATAATTCGGTTGCAGTTTTTGAAATACATGAACATGGATATTTGAAGTTAATCCAAAATGTTGAATGCGGTGGTGATTTTCCTAGAGATTTGAAGTTTAGTTTGGACGATAGATTTGCATTGGTGGCAAATCAAAAGTCCGATAATTTAAGTGTATTTAAAAGGCAAAAGGCCAGTGGCCTATTGGAATTGGTTAATAATAATTTCAAGGTTCCAGAACCAACAGCAATAGTTGCTCTAAAGTAA
- the uxaC gene encoding glucuronate isomerase, with protein sequence MSLLDKDFLLTNEMGKKLFHDHASKMPIIDFHCHLNPQEIYENKNYPNLTRIWINDGSFGDHYKWRLMRANGVDEELITGDGDEYQKLVAWAGTIEKAIGNPLYEWTHLELQRFFGIDAPFTTKNVKQVWDKANELLATEDFKPRSLIRNSNVKVVCTTDDPASDLKYHVLLKKEEKENGFKVLPAMRPDKAFNIAADSFGDYLKELGNAAGVDIKDFDGLTAAFEQRFEFFASLGGRLSDHGLNSFHFVKVPEAELNQILVKGQNNEELTAHDIDAYATGLIEVLMRLNKKFDWTMQYHMNATRNANKPMFKKIGADAGFDSMGTQPDIAAQIMELLTDMQNEDNIPRTMLYSLNPNDWMQLATGMGDFYGGGVTQKMQLGCAWWFNDTREGMQEQLRVMAEQSLLANFVGMLTDSRSFLSYPRHEYFRRVLCDYIGSLAQRGQVPDDEEYLGKIVEDISYNNAHSYFGFFDKD encoded by the coding sequence ATGAGTTTATTAGACAAAGATTTTCTATTAACAAATGAAATGGGTAAAAAGTTGTTTCACGATCATGCCAGTAAAATGCCAATTATCGATTTTCACTGTCATTTAAATCCACAAGAAATTTACGAAAATAAAAATTATCCTAATTTAACCAGAATTTGGATCAATGATGGATCGTTTGGCGACCATTATAAATGGCGTTTGATGCGTGCTAATGGTGTTGACGAAGAATTAATTACTGGTGATGGTGACGAATATCAGAAATTAGTTGCGTGGGCAGGCACAATCGAAAAAGCCATTGGAAACCCACTTTATGAGTGGACACATCTAGAACTACAACGATTCTTTGGTATCGATGCACCATTCACTACTAAAAATGTTAAACAAGTTTGGGATAAAGCAAATGAATTATTGGCTACAGAAGATTTTAAACCACGTAGTTTAATTCGTAATTCAAATGTAAAAGTTGTTTGTACAACAGATGATCCTGCTTCAGATCTTAAATATCATGTTTTATTGAAAAAAGAAGAAAAAGAGAATGGATTTAAGGTCTTACCTGCAATGCGTCCTGATAAGGCATTCAATATTGCTGCAGATTCATTTGGAGATTACTTAAAGGAATTAGGTAATGCTGCTGGGGTTGATATTAAGGACTTTGACGGACTTACTGCTGCCTTTGAACAACGGTTTGAATTCTTTGCTAGTTTGGGTGGTCGACTTTCGGATCATGGTCTAAATTCATTCCACTTTGTGAAAGTGCCAGAAGCTGAATTAAACCAAATTTTGGTTAAGGGACAAAACAATGAAGAATTAACTGCGCATGACATTGATGCATACGCAACTGGTTTGATCGAGGTATTAATGCGATTAAACAAGAAGTTTGACTGGACGATGCAGTATCATATGAATGCAACTCGGAATGCTAATAAACCAATGTTCAAAAAGATAGGTGCAGATGCTGGATTTGATTCCATGGGGACACAACCAGATATTGCAGCTCAAATTATGGAATTGTTAACTGACATGCAAAATGAAGACAATATTCCACGGACAATGCTCTATTCATTGAATCCTAATGATTGGATGCAGTTAGCTACTGGTATGGGTGACTTCTATGGCGGTGGGGTTACGCAAAAAATGCAACTGGGATGTGCTTGGTGGTTTAACGATACGCGTGAAGGAATGCAAGAACAGTTACGAGTAATGGCAGAACAGAGTTTGTTAGCAAACTTTGTTGGAATGTTGACTGACTCACGTAGTTTCTTATCATATCCACGTCATGAATACTTCCGCCGGGTACTATGTGATTATATTGGATCATTAGCACAACGTGGCCAAGTACCTGATGATGAAGAGTACCTTGGTAAAATTGTTGAAGACATTTCATATAATAATGCTCACAGTTACTTTGGATTTTTTGATAAAGATTAG
- a CDS encoding helix-turn-helix transcriptional regulator — MTEELISIVKSLSVISKLKIKIFDKANDLIFESNSKISTTNLKIRKSVLVSISKTAETSSKTNCYCIQIDNASFLISGLWNNEIFQGILSCGPFFTSIPVTNNLDTSLKLYYQSLPILNNLELNSLATLIVNITSGRPTKPNIIKTSTDFSFNVADNQSISSYNEDIINSRYSNQRSIMTAISTGNKELADSLIGDAAAFLSPFSQRTPNRPLRSAKNIAFVFNTMCRIASEHSGVAPIYLHLISEKYALIIERSSTLAQLAKSIHAMSDDYCDLVVKLNNNRYSAKIKKSISFINLRYSEPIKLNDIAIYSNTNPAYLSRKFKQETGQSVIGFLNRTKINKAQNLIKNTDNSITDVSILVGFNNLTYFCKVFKNITGTTPSSFQKNLGLFKQ, encoded by the coding sequence ATGACAGAGGAATTAATATCTATCGTTAAATCTTTAAGTGTAATTTCTAAATTAAAAATAAAAATATTTGATAAAGCTAATGATCTAATATTTGAATCTAATAGCAAAATCAGCACAACTAATCTAAAAATAAGAAAATCAGTCTTGGTAAGTATCTCCAAAACTGCGGAAACTTCTTCTAAAACAAATTGTTATTGCATACAAATAGATAATGCGAGTTTCCTAATATCAGGATTATGGAATAATGAAATTTTTCAGGGAATTCTATCCTGCGGACCATTTTTTACTAGCATACCTGTGACAAATAATTTGGATACTTCATTAAAGTTATATTATCAATCACTACCTATACTTAACAATTTAGAACTTAATAGTTTAGCAACTTTGATTGTGAACATAACTTCCGGTCGACCGACCAAACCTAACATTATAAAAACCAGTACAGACTTCTCTTTTAACGTTGCTGATAATCAGTCAATTTCTAGTTACAATGAAGATATTATTAATTCTAGATATTCCAATCAGCGATCCATAATGACTGCAATTTCCACTGGCAATAAAGAACTAGCTGACTCATTAATTGGAGATGCTGCTGCTTTTTTATCACCATTTTCGCAAAGGACTCCAAACAGACCTCTTCGTTCTGCTAAAAATATTGCTTTTGTTTTCAACACAATGTGTAGAATTGCAAGCGAACACAGCGGTGTGGCTCCAATCTATCTACACTTAATTTCTGAAAAATACGCTTTAATAATTGAACGTTCATCAACTCTAGCTCAACTTGCAAAAAGCATTCATGCAATGTCCGACGATTACTGCGATCTAGTTGTTAAACTTAATAATAACCGGTATAGTGCAAAAATAAAAAAATCGATTTCTTTTATTAATCTAAGATACTCTGAACCAATTAAGTTAAACGACATTGCAATTTATTCAAATACAAACCCTGCTTACCTATCGAGGAAGTTCAAACAAGAAACTGGACAGAGTGTAATTGGTTTCTTAAATCGCACAAAAATTAATAAAGCACAAAATCTTATAAAAAATACCGATAATTCTATTACTGATGTAAGTATCCTAGTTGGATTTAATAATTTAACATATTTTTGTAAAGTTTTTAAAAATATAACTGGTACAACCCCTTCCAGTTTTCAAAAAAACTTAGGACTATTTAAACAATAA
- a CDS encoding aldose 1-epimerase family protein encodes MQTIENAQFKAQIDEHGAQLTHLFNNDGNFDYIWNNDLWPKHAPVLFPAIGRSEGDAYTFEGKTYEMPQHGFVSEETFSVEENSGSKLVLSLTDNQTTQKYYPFSFRLTITFTLSAEGLNFNFKVENLDDKKLSFSLGSHPAFNVPINGDGKFTDYKLEFSPSNLDLKQFEIVKTPAPFRDGKVIPISAANKSNINLNYDMFADGLVIVENDGITGVKLSSAKSKHSIELSLTDFRYVCLWTKEGADAPFLCIEPFQGLPDISGRQSELLTKEANTDLDAGESKTLGYQITLK; translated from the coding sequence ATGCAAACTATTGAAAATGCACAATTTAAAGCGCAAATTGATGAACATGGCGCTCAATTAACCCATCTGTTTAATAATGACGGTAATTTTGATTACATTTGGAATAATGATTTATGGCCCAAACATGCACCAGTACTTTTCCCTGCGATTGGTCGTTCAGAAGGCGACGCATATACGTTTGAGGGTAAAACTTATGAAATGCCACAACATGGATTTGTTTCGGAAGAAACTTTTTCTGTTGAAGAAAATAGTGGCTCAAAGCTGGTGTTATCGTTAACGGATAATCAAACAACACAGAAGTACTATCCATTTAGTTTTAGATTAACGATTACGTTCACGCTTTCTGCAGAAGGGCTGAATTTTAACTTTAAAGTAGAAAATTTAGACGATAAGAAACTAAGCTTTTCCCTTGGATCTCACCCAGCATTTAATGTTCCAATCAACGGCGATGGTAAATTTACAGATTACAAACTAGAATTCAGTCCAAGCAATTTAGACTTGAAACAATTTGAAATTGTTAAAACACCAGCACCATTTCGTGATGGTAAAGTGATTCCTATTTCAGCTGCTAACAAAAGCAACATCAATTTAAATTATGACATGTTTGCTGATGGGTTAGTAATTGTTGAAAATGACGGGATTACCGGGGTCAAACTAAGTTCAGCAAAGTCTAAACATAGTATCGAATTATCTTTAACTGATTTTCGTTATGTTTGTTTATGGACTAAGGAAGGTGCAGACGCACCATTCTTGTGTATTGAACCATTCCAGGGGTTACCAGATATTAGTGGACGACAGAGCGAATTGCTCACTAAAGAGGCTAATACTGACTTGGATGCAGGTGAATCAAAAACACTTGGGTATCAGATTACGCTTAAGTGA
- the uidA gene encoding beta-glucuronidase, translating to MLYPISTDSRTILNLDGIWKFMVENSEKNIDVSHPLETSDVMAVPASFNDQTADAKIRNYNGYFWYEKEFNIARILRNERLVLRFGSVTHEAWVYVNGNEVAHHKGGFTPFEAEINKELIEGSNRVTVRISNLLDFTTLPVGNFSETSDKHGNKEYNVDENFDFFNYAGIHRPVKIYSTPKDYIDDIVVTPEINFTNNSANIKISSKAVGSFDDVKIYILDAKKEIVCECSGTEALAKIDNVNLWQPLNSYMYTAKVCGIKDGRVIDVYEEPFGVRQVETKNGKFMINERPFYFKGFGKHEDTYVNGKGLNEAYNVLDLNLMKKMGANSFRTSHYPYSEEMMRLCDQEGIVVIDETPAVGLMLSFTFDVSAMVNSSYEDNTWKELNTQKAHQQVIREMIDRDKNHACVVMWSIANEAANYSTGAKEYFEPLFKLARKLDPQKRPCTYVAIMMTTPEADKCTDLVDVIALNRYYGWYMQNGDLKTAEDKTRNELLEWQDRYPGKPIMYTEYGADTISGLHSVYDEPFSEEYQEDYYKMNSKVFDEIPNFVGEQLWNFADFQTKFGINRVQGNKKGIFTRSREPKMVARYLSKRWNNIPNFDYKK from the coding sequence TTGTTATATCCAATTTCAACAGATAGTCGAACAATTTTAAATTTAGATGGTATTTGGAAATTCATGGTAGAAAATTCAGAAAAAAATATAGATGTATCACATCCATTGGAGACAAGCGATGTGATGGCTGTTCCAGCATCATTTAACGACCAAACTGCTGATGCAAAGATTAGAAATTACAATGGTTATTTTTGGTATGAAAAAGAATTTAATATAGCCAGGATTTTAAGAAACGAAAGATTAGTTCTACGTTTTGGTTCTGTTACTCATGAAGCTTGGGTCTATGTAAATGGGAATGAAGTAGCTCATCACAAAGGCGGATTCACTCCGTTTGAAGCCGAAATTAATAAAGAATTAATTGAGGGTAGTAATCGTGTTACAGTCAGGATCAGCAATTTACTAGATTTTACAACATTACCTGTTGGAAATTTTTCTGAAACTTCTGATAAACATGGTAATAAAGAATACAATGTTGATGAAAATTTTGACTTTTTCAACTATGCTGGAATTCATCGACCGGTCAAAATATATTCAACACCTAAAGACTATATTGATGATATTGTGGTTACCCCAGAAATAAATTTTACTAACAACAGTGCTAATATCAAAATATCATCAAAAGCTGTGGGTTCTTTTGATGATGTAAAAATTTATATTTTAGATGCAAAAAAAGAAATTGTTTGTGAATGTTCAGGTACCGAAGCGTTAGCAAAAATAGACAATGTTAATTTATGGCAGCCACTAAATTCATACATGTATACAGCAAAAGTTTGTGGAATTAAAGATGGTAGAGTAATTGATGTATACGAAGAACCTTTTGGTGTTCGACAAGTTGAAACTAAAAATGGAAAATTTATGATTAATGAGCGGCCATTTTATTTTAAAGGATTTGGCAAACACGAAGACACATACGTTAATGGAAAGGGATTAAATGAAGCTTATAATGTCTTAGATCTTAATTTAATGAAAAAAATGGGAGCAAATTCATTCAGAACATCACACTACCCTTACTCTGAAGAAATGATGAGATTGTGTGACCAAGAAGGAATTGTAGTTATAGATGAAACTCCTGCAGTTGGATTAATGTTGTCATTTACTTTTGATGTATCGGCCATGGTAAATAGTTCGTATGAAGATAACACTTGGAAAGAATTAAATACACAAAAAGCGCATCAACAAGTGATTAGAGAAATGATTGATCGTGATAAAAATCATGCATGTGTTGTAATGTGGTCTATTGCGAATGAAGCGGCTAACTATTCAACTGGTGCTAAGGAGTATTTTGAACCACTGTTTAAACTTGCTAGAAAATTAGATCCTCAAAAAAGGCCATGTACCTATGTAGCAATAATGATGACAACACCAGAAGCCGATAAGTGTACAGATCTAGTAGATGTCATAGCATTGAATAGATACTATGGGTGGTATATGCAAAATGGAGATTTAAAAACAGCAGAGGATAAAACCCGTAATGAATTACTAGAGTGGCAAGATAGGTATCCTGGCAAGCCAATCATGTACACAGAATATGGCGCTGATACAATATCTGGTTTGCATAGTGTTTATGATGAACCGTTCTCCGAAGAATACCAAGAAGATTATTATAAAATGAACAGTAAAGTATTTGATGAAATTCCAAATTTTGTGGGTGAACAATTATGGAATTTTGCTGACTTTCAAACTAAATTTGGGATTAATCGAGTTCAAGGTAACAAAAAAGGAATATTTACAAGATCTAGAGAGCCGAAGATGGTTGCTAGATACCTTTCTAAACGATGGAATAATATTCCAAATTTTGATTATAAGAAATAA
- the gntK gene encoding gluconokinase: MDYVVGIDIGTTSTKAVLYTLHGDIKGYSNQLYPLLQDKPDMAEEDPDVIFNATVTALSEVVKNADGRVRAVSFSTQQHSLVGLDADHKPLTNVITWADNRAEKQATELGKNGQGMKIYNKTGLPIHPMGPVYKLLWLKQDETELFNKTSYWVGIKEYVLWRFFHQLKEETAMAATTGLMNIFKMDWDEDIMKFVGIKREQLPELVDPKDQLSGMDPKLADQIGIPADTPFVMGATDGALAEIGLGAIGKGEVAVTIGTSGAVRTFIDKPQLDPKGRTYCYPVMDGKWIVGGPVNNGGIVFRWVRDNLFGPEKETARMLNMDPYDLLTDIAKKVPAGSDGLIFHPFIGGERAPIWNGNARGSFFGLTRNHTRAHMVRAALEGVVYNLYTVQLALQEAVGEPTLITATGGFARSALWRQMLADIFEHPVTIPEAFESGCLGAMTVALMSIGEADDMSVVKKFIGKQNTYQPDPANFKNYRDLLPIYLNVGRKLEGEYDSIAEYQRQHPNPGNK; encoded by the coding sequence ATGGATTACGTAGTAGGAATTGATATTGGAACTACAAGTACGAAAGCCGTTTTATATACTTTGCACGGCGATATTAAAGGTTATTCAAACCAACTCTATCCATTACTTCAGGACAAACCTGATATGGCAGAAGAGGACCCAGATGTTATTTTCAACGCCACTGTCACAGCATTGAGTGAAGTAGTTAAAAATGCTGATGGCCGTGTTCGGGCTGTTTCGTTTTCAACCCAGCAACACAGCCTGGTTGGACTGGATGCAGATCATAAACCATTGACCAACGTTATCACATGGGCAGATAATCGTGCCGAAAAACAAGCGACTGAATTAGGCAAGAACGGTCAAGGAATGAAAATTTACAACAAGACCGGCTTACCGATTCATCCTATGGGCCCTGTCTATAAACTGTTATGGTTAAAACAAGATGAAACTGAGCTCTTCAATAAAACCAGTTATTGGGTTGGAATTAAAGAATATGTTTTATGGCGTTTCTTCCATCAATTAAAAGAAGAAACTGCAATGGCAGCTACAACAGGTCTAATGAACATCTTCAAAATGGACTGGGACGAAGATATTATGAAATTCGTGGGTATCAAACGCGAACAGCTCCCTGAACTAGTTGATCCAAAAGATCAATTGTCTGGCATGGATCCTAAACTAGCAGATCAAATTGGTATTCCTGCAGACACACCATTTGTTATGGGTGCCACTGATGGTGCCTTGGCTGAAATTGGTTTAGGTGCCATTGGTAAAGGAGAAGTTGCTGTTACCATCGGAACCTCTGGCGCAGTTAGAACGTTTATTGATAAACCACAACTTGATCCCAAGGGGCGGACTTATTGTTACCCTGTTATGGACGGCAAATGGATCGTTGGTGGACCGGTTAATAATGGAGGCATCGTCTTCCGTTGGGTTCGTGATAATTTGTTTGGTCCAGAAAAAGAAACTGCTAGAATGCTTAATATGGATCCATACGATTTATTGACGGATATCGCTAAAAAGGTGCCTGCTGGCTCAGATGGCTTAATTTTCCACCCATTTATCGGTGGTGAACGAGCACCAATTTGGAATGGAAATGCTCGGGGCTCGTTCTTTGGATTAACTCGAAATCATACTCGTGCTCACATGGTTAGAGCGGCACTTGAAGGAGTTGTTTATAACCTCTATACCGTGCAATTGGCGCTCCAAGAAGCAGTTGGTGAACCAACTTTAATCACGGCAACTGGTGGCTTTGCCCGTTCAGCTTTATGGCGCCAAATGTTGGCTGACATCTTCGAGCATCCAGTTACTATTCCTGAAGCATTTGAAAGTGGTTGCTTGGGTGCTATGACTGTCGCACTTATGAGCATTGGCGAAGCAGACGACATGTCAGTTGTTAAAAAATTTATTGGTAAACAAAATACCTATCAACCAGATCCAGCAAACTTCAAGAACTACCGTGATTTACTACCAATCTATCTAAATGTTGGTCGTAAATTAGAGGGAGAATACGATAGCATCGCTGAATATCAACGACAACATCCAAATCCAGGTAATAAATAA
- a CDS encoding MATE family efflux transporter, producing the protein MKKKGLIDLTTGRPLTQIIIFAIPLVGGTLFQQLYNFVDTLIVGRMIGIDALAAVGTYYPLSFLILGFIQGSCVGFSIPLARSIGNKNDNDIYSFLINAIWVCILMMIIMTPMMILFSSNLLVLLHTPNNIFSMASIFSIISFSGIPANIAYNYSANVLRSFGDSKHPFYFLIISLVINVILDLILIGPLNMGIAGAAVATVISEAVSAMLNIGWILKKFHIKKFSENSFSLTHISEICLIGIPMGLEYSISAIGAIVMQDAINQLGTASIAAQSAGDKIRQLFTLPMESVGMAMATYTAQNYGAKKINRIKEGIKSGLLIQLVYSIVAFFIVALSKNSLISLVLGRKDGTVFSKANEYLIIISLFFIVHGSLMIFRNVIQGLGRSLYAIFSGFGELIGRSIGGMLALTSLGYTAICYSNQLAWSISLIYCFIITLILFKTDKSLMVVGKKTK; encoded by the coding sequence ATGAAAAAAAAGGGATTAATCGATCTAACAACCGGACGTCCTTTAACACAAATAATTATTTTCGCCATTCCTTTAGTTGGCGGTACTCTTTTCCAACAACTATATAATTTCGTTGATACCTTAATTGTCGGTAGAATGATCGGTATTGATGCCCTTGCTGCTGTTGGAACCTACTACCCATTAAGTTTTTTAATTTTAGGCTTTATACAAGGCAGTTGTGTCGGCTTTAGTATTCCTTTGGCTAGGAGTATTGGTAATAAAAATGATAACGATATATACAGCTTTCTAATTAACGCAATCTGGGTTTGCATACTAATGATGATAATCATGACACCAATGATGATCCTTTTTTCGTCAAATTTGCTAGTATTATTGCATACACCCAACAATATATTCTCAATGGCAAGTATATTTTCAATAATTTCTTTTAGTGGTATACCTGCAAATATTGCCTACAACTATTCAGCAAATGTTCTTCGCTCTTTTGGAGACTCCAAGCATCCATTCTATTTTTTAATCATCTCGCTAGTAATCAATGTTATTTTAGATTTAATTTTAATTGGCCCTTTAAATATGGGAATTGCCGGTGCTGCTGTCGCAACTGTAATTAGTGAGGCAGTTAGTGCCATGTTAAATATTGGATGGATTTTAAAAAAATTTCATATAAAAAAATTTAGTGAAAACAGCTTCAGCCTAACTCATATTTCAGAAATTTGTTTAATTGGTATACCAATGGGTTTGGAATACTCTATTTCTGCTATTGGAGCAATCGTTATGCAAGATGCTATTAATCAATTGGGAACAGCTTCAATCGCTGCCCAATCAGCCGGTGATAAGATTAGACAATTATTTACACTACCAATGGAAAGTGTAGGTATGGCCATGGCCACTTACACAGCACAAAATTATGGTGCCAAAAAGATTAATAGAATTAAAGAAGGAATTAAAAGTGGTCTACTTATTCAACTGGTTTATTCAATAGTGGCATTTTTCATCGTTGCCCTTTCAAAGAACAGCCTTATTTCATTGGTGTTAGGAAGAAAAGATGGTACTGTCTTTTCTAAAGCTAATGAATATTTAATAATAATAAGTTTATTTTTTATAGTGCATGGTTCATTAATGATTTTTAGAAACGTCATACAAGGGCTTGGACGTAGCCTTTATGCTATTTTCTCTGGCTTTGGGGAATTGATCGGTCGATCCATTGGGGGCATGTTAGCCCTAACTTCTTTAGGCTACACAGCAATTTGTTACTCAAACCAGTTGGCTTGGTCTATTTCGTTAATCTATTGTTTCATTATTACGTTAATTTTATTTAAAACAGATAAATCACTAATGGTTGTTGGTAAAAAAACTAAATAA
- a CDS encoding glycoside hydrolase family 28 protein yields MIINILDQRDFLDLNGSTTKLIQNAINECSKNGGGTVIIPGNGDYIIDGIVMENNVTLSIEKGARLIGSGNESKYIKREGPFELLKNDTPICSLIYAKNSSHISIVGAGKIIGSYQKFIFPEQKLAPHLKSYKYPRPMTIYFENCKNIYINNVTISDAPFWTIHLVGCVNTEIDDIKIYNESRMPNTDGIDIDRSKNTFIHNCIIVTGDDAICSKCTEETKQYGDCTNLLVENCQLTSQSSGIKFGSSSFGNFVNCNFKKISIKDSNRGLAFQLRDPGSAKNIIFEDINIVTKHFTEEWWGSGEPIFITLLPRNKDTDLAGQVIKNIQFKNIKCNAENGILLYTNVDNAIQDITFENVDIDLRVPVGSKVVYDLRPCLEIDRINTSLKYIEHKNDQGVIFNGKKI; encoded by the coding sequence ATGATAATTAACATTTTAGATCAGAGGGATTTTCTGGATCTCAATGGGAGTACTACTAAATTAATTCAAAATGCAATAAATGAATGTTCTAAGAACGGTGGTGGTACTGTTATAATTCCGGGTAATGGGGATTATATTATTGATGGCATAGTAATGGAGAATAATGTAACTTTAAGTATCGAAAAAGGTGCACGTTTGATTGGCTCTGGTAATGAATCCAAATATATCAAGCGGGAAGGACCATTTGAACTATTAAAAAATGATACACCAATTTGCAGTCTAATTTATGCGAAAAACTCTTCGCATATTTCAATAGTGGGCGCTGGAAAAATAATTGGGAGTTATCAAAAGTTTATTTTTCCGGAACAGAAATTGGCACCTCATCTTAAGTCCTATAAATATCCGAGGCCAATGACAATTTACTTTGAAAATTGTAAAAATATTTATATAAATAATGTTACCATTTCTGATGCACCATTTTGGACTATCCATTTGGTTGGATGTGTTAATACTGAAATTGATGATATCAAAATTTATAATGAATCAAGAATGCCAAATACTGATGGAATTGACATTGATAGGAGTAAAAATACGTTTATTCATAATTGCATAATTGTAACGGGGGATGATGCTATATGCTCTAAATGTACTGAAGAAACAAAGCAATATGGAGATTGTACTAATTTATTGGTTGAAAACTGCCAGCTTACAAGTCAAAGCTCAGGTATAAAATTTGGAAGCAGTAGTTTTGGTAATTTTGTAAATTGTAACTTTAAAAAAATATCAATTAAAGATTCGAATCGAGGGCTTGCCTTTCAGTTAAGGGATCCAGGTAGTGCTAAAAATATTATTTTTGAAGATATAAATATTGTAACAAAGCATTTCACCGAAGAATGGTGGGGATCCGGAGAACCAATTTTTATAACATTGTTACCCAGAAATAAAGATACCGATTTAGCGGGTCAAGTGATAAAAAATATACAGTTTAAAAACATCAAATGCAATGCCGAAAATGGAATTTTACTATATACTAATGTAGATAATGCCATCCAAGATATAACCTTTGAAAATGTGGATATAGATCTAAGGGTGCCAGTTGGATCTAAAGTAGTGTATGATCTTAGACCATGTTTAGAAATTGATAGAATAAACACAAGTTTAAAATATATTGAGCATAAAAATGATCAGGGAGTAATTTTTAATGGTAAAAAAATATAA